From the Trifolium pratense cultivar HEN17-A07 linkage group LG4, ARS_RC_1.1, whole genome shotgun sequence genome, the window AGTTcttaattttcatttattacTAGATGtctcataataataaacttGTGTTTTGATCTAAGTTGATCAATCCTAGATTCAAACACCTAGAGTGTTAACATAAGAACTAAAAATTCATAACAtatcacataaataacattagACTTTCATTAAACTTCACATAATTCCAACAACAAGAATTTTAGCTCATAGTGAGATAAGCAATACATACAACCAGAATCATAGACTTACACATTATAAAAGAGCTTAGGAATGTAAACCTAAGAAGCACACCAACCAAAGGTAAATCTATCAACCACCAATGATCCGgacagggacggatccagaaagtTATCGTACCGGGGGCCAAAAATAGtactaatatataataaaattaagagaaaatagGATATGAACCGACATACAATAACAACAGTTTATTTTGCCAAATCACTCTACTACACCCCactttaaacaatttttattttattttcattggatgttggtgtaaaaaaaattttgtcAATCAAATACAAATAATCATATCCTTTTAGACAATAGACAAAATAATAAACACTACCGAAATTCACACATAATCGCAAAGTTTAGAGTtcaaaccaaaataaaactGTCTTTACTTAATGTATATAATCTATGCTAATATAGAGTTTATATGTATATTCACAATATCATTATTTTCCATACATATATAATTGGAGCAGGGGAATGTATACATATAAATGATACGTGAGAGGGAGGGGGGCCTTGGCCACTGCCTTCCCCCCTCTATATTCGTCCCTGGATCCGGAGTGTCATGCCTCCGATCGTCAGAATCATATATAGCTGCAAACATTGTGGAGGAGGTGGGAAAATGGTGGTGCAGCTAACTTTTAtcaatgcattttttttttgtctttgaaTTAGGGTTCGAAGACTCTATAAATTGGCAACTTCTTTGATCACGGGCCAACCCGTATTTGGAATAGGATAGCTCCAAGGAATAAAACATATTCTCCCTTTTTGGATTAGTATTACGATCGTACAATTTATGCACATGGGAGACAACAACTAAAATGACTTTCAATGAAAAAATATTCTTATCGTCTTGCCAACGCGGAGCTTTGACTTGCATTCTGACTAACTACAATTTTCGGTTAGTACGGAATCAGGTGTCTTGACTCTGGTTATCATATTCAACAATGAAGCCTATTTTTATCTttgattttgtagtttttttgaCACTAGCTATCACTTAAGCTAAACTCTCACtagtagaaatttttttttttacatctggcgaaaaacactttttacatctgaacaATGTCAGATGTAGGAGCACGAGGCTTAGTAAGTATAcacgttttacatctggcgtagtcagatgtaaaaaacactttacctctgaccaaggcaaaaatcaaatattatttttttaaaattaaattggaccttttacatctgaccaagtccaccagatgtgaaatcttaactttttttttttgaaaaacctgtgttttttttatatattttaaatcttttttttttattaaaaaaatctaacccacATTGCCAACAATGTCAATTctaacatggaagacttcatcaagtcttccatggtgcacaagttgctcatattattataacgaatacgaattttacaaaatcgaccgttggattgaaaatttatattgtatagatcattcataatttattttaaaaaaatcgaaaatcatttgatatgttattgagactcatcaaaattaacggtttatgagtttttactGTATACCGTTAATAttgattggtctcaataacatatcaaacgattttcgatttttttaataaaaattatggatgatttatatgatataaactttcaatccaacggtcgattttgtaaaattcgtattcgttataataatatgggcaacttgtgcaccatggaagacttgatgaagtcttccatgttagccaaagTCTGCCAACAATATAACATAACTTGCATCAAGAACATAATACTAAAATATCATTAAAGTACAACCACAATgaaatccaaaataaaaaacatcataataattaataccaatccatccaaaatacaaattaaaacatcatCATAACTAGTCCATCGTAACTTCACACaaacctagctagctcctaatcTTTCTCGTCGGcatcatcataatctacctcgagattatataggtcaagaaaacaagttgcccAGCGGTCTCGCAAATCATACAGCTCCTCCTCTGTTAATGTCGTAGGATCATTGAATACCTACAATATGTAAATAACTTAATTCATGTAAATAACTACAATATGTTAATTAATGTATGGTAAATGAATCATTTATCCAAACAGAAGCTAAATGCAAAAGCAATTGTGAATAACACACTATTTGACCCCTTTCTAGCTAGTGAATCACGTAAGCAACAACCAGCATAGCCATTTAGTGAAGTTATAGTAGATGCTCAAGAACAACAAATTACTAAGTCAACATCAACAATTAAGTATCAAGAGATAAGGCCTAAACATGagcttatttataagcaaaggCAGTTCTTACCATACACGCCCCCATGCCCAAAATTAAAACAGGCAGCCTAAACACAAAAATACACCAGCTACTGGTGCCAAAATAGAAATGCACAGCAGCAAAAAAACAAGCACAACAATAACCAGCAACCAAAATAGAAATGCAGAGCAACCtatcatcattcattcactaCTAAGTATACAAATGTCTTCatatcatcattcattcactaCTAAGTATACAACTGTCATTAACTACTTAGCTAAATGCACTAAACTATGAGTCTCATAGAAAAATACAAATTCATTACTTAGAAAAATACAACCTTAGCAGAGACAACGTCGATTAAGAAAAATACGATACCTCCATCCAATTCTTTGTAATACTAGCAGAGACGATGTCAATCATATTCTTCATTACATAATATCCACAGTCATTGCCGTTAGGCTGTACCCTTGTCTACATATAAATGACAtttagttaatatatatatatatatatatatatatatatatatatatatatatgcaaaaaaaaatacgaaTCAATCATCATGTGTTATGaacgtaaataaatattaaaatttacgaCACACTTACTTTGGGAAAAATCCATGAAGCCTTCTTTCTATTACCAAATGTTGCTAATTGATGAACTTTAAAAGCACtaccaaaatttaaaaatcaacaaTGCTTTCATAGGCAGTAAGTGGATGAACAAAGGcaaactaaataaaataataacttaCTTTGTAAAAAGACTCTTCGCTGCTTCAGGTATCATATGGTGTAATGAACAAAGGCAAACTATTACATTGTCCTTAGGACACATAATTATCAATTGCCAATGCCCGCTGTACACATGAAAGAACAATTATTAGTGACTAtgctataaaaataaataagaaaatacatGTAGCTTATCAATTACATAagctataaatatatatacacttACTCCCAAAGATGTGGTGCTAAGTAGCACACTTTGTTTAGATCATGCAACTGATTTTGTATGTATTGTTTACCCGCTTTTGAAATGAGACTGGCTTTGATGCAAAATTCAATTGACATGGGTCCAAAAATGCAAACAGATCTGAGTTTTTTGTGTCTATGGAAAGGCGATGCATATACCTGAATAGTAAAGAGAGAAAAAACATAagacttttatatatatatatatatatatatatatatatatatatatatatatatatatatatatatatatatatagacaccaTAATAGATATTTGATAGCAGTGACAAAAATGTACTTACGTACACCAAAGCTGTAGAATTGAATAGTCAAGTCATCTATCACCCACCAAAAATGTACTATGGTTAGTACTTTGATTGCCAAACGGATTCATTCCATCAGTAGCAAGTCCAAGTCTAAGTCTAAGGTTTCTCGACTCCTTGCCAAAATTTGGAAACAAAGAATCAATTTTCTTCCATTGCAAAGAATCAGCTACATGGCGAATTTGTCCatcacattttctctcttctacATGCCATCTAAGATTCTTTGCGTCATTTTCATTAGCGAACAATCTCTTGAACCTTGGAATTATTGGTAGGTACGATACAACTTTCGTGGGAGAACCCTTTTTTGTCACCACATCATCACTAGAATcaccatctttctttttgtagcGTGACGCCATGCACTTCGGACAATGATCAGAGTTTACAAACTCTTTTCTGTATAATATGCAATCATTAGGGCATGCATGTATCCTTTAATACTCCAAACCCATCGGACACAATACTTTCTTCACCTCGTAACACCGGTTTGGTATAACGTTACCTTTAGGAAGCATTTGTGTCAACAATTCAAGCAATTCGCTAAAACTTTTGTCAGTCCACCCATTCTTTGCCTTCAGATTAAACAACTTTAACACCGCTGACAAACGTGTAAAATTTGTGCATCCCGGGTACAAAGGTGTATCCTTGTCGCTGCACAAAGTATCATGCACATGAGCCCTCTTAAACGAGTCTTCTCAGATATCACACATCATGTCTTCAAGATGATCATCCATATCTACACTAATGTTTTCGCTTTGGGACACATTTCGCTTTGTTACTACTTCACCGTGCCATATccattttgtataattttgacaaatctCATTGCAAATGAGATGACTAAAGATTTGGTCCttatgaatttcttttttattttcacaaagAACACATGGACATCGAAAATGTACATTACTTTTAGGAGGAAGATTTTTTTCGTCATTACTTTCGGGAGtcgaaagtttttttttagcaTTACTTTCGGGAGATGGAGGATTGATTTCAGCAAATCGAAGAAATTCAATCACTCCCTGTTCAAACTCAGCACTTAATCGATTAGCTTTCATCCAACTACGATCCATACCTATGTtgtgaaattaagttaaaacaTTGTAACACCAATTAAAGTATTGGTTTCGTACTCGATGGGAATATATCCTAATCTTATAATGTGTTAACTTTACCACTATATAGCAGACAAAACAAAATCACTGAAACTTTAAATGAATTAGATTTCAAATTAATCACTTAGACTTTACCACTATATACCAGACAAAAAATTACTGAAActtcaaatgaaataaaaactataccagacaaattataaacaacaacaaatttCCACCATATATACCAGATAAAAAATCATTGAAActttaaatgaaatttaaaggcttaactacacatttggtcccttacgtttattttaggtttcaatttggtcccttacgtttaaaaagtatcaatttggtcccttacgtttattttaggtttcaagttagttctttccgtcaattttgtcacatgtggcagtcaattgcacatgtggactgacacgtggcacttggacacactgacacgtgtactgttcaaacggtgttagtgacaaaattgacggaaaggactaacttgaaacccaaaataaacgtaagggaccaaattgatactttttaaacgtaagggaacaaattgaaacctaaaataaacgtaagggaccaaatgtgtagttaagccaatttaaaaaatgtgaaaataacaataacaaaaaataatacaagcagagaaaaaaaaacctaaatcaATTGCAGTAGAAACAGTTCTAAGAGCCAAAACCAAGTAACAAACCACAAACACAAAGAAATCACGTATATAACTGGAATCCATTACacgaaaaggaaaatatttaaaaaggaataaaaaagaaagaatagtaTCTGAATCAATGAAGGTTTGACAATAGTGAAAGAGAAAGACAAGTTTCGATTCGTGAGTTCAGAGGCCGGAGAAAGGAGGACAATAGTGAGAGTGGAGAGAAAGTTTCAATTTGTTTCCCTTATAGCTTCGGTTTTGAACTAGGGTTCAAGTGAGAAGCTTCGATTTGACGAGTGAGAGAGAGTGGACCGCtaagagtgagagagagagagagaggacggcTGAGATAAGGCGGTGGTggtgagttgatttgaggttgcTGAGGACGGCTGAGGGTTTGTTCATCGCGTGTTTGGGTCGAGAGAGATAAAgattgcattcttttattttttattcagattgtgttttgtaacttttttttactcTTAGTCTATATACTTCATTCACTTATAATTGGTtccacaaatatttttttttatttaacctgactttttacatctgtgcTAAATATGgtcagatatatatatatatatatattagataaTTTTCGCCATAATTACGggattgccaccgcgttcagttatgcttctggtacattgaaaccagatgtaaaaagtcttgtctatATATGTTTCACTTCTGGGGATATTGAAACAAGATGAAAAGACTACTCCATATAGCTTTTCACATCTGACATATGTTCCGTAGATGTAAAATGCTTATGTAatatgtcatttttctactaatgtCTATCCATTAAAATGACATGGAATCAAAATTACATATATAGCACCAAATTTGCTTGACTTACGATGCTTGAAAATGACTCAAAACATGAAATGATCATCATATAGGCAAGTAACAATCCAATTATTAAAGGCCTAATAACATCACATAAAGTGAATTATCACACGCTCAAACTTGAACCATTATCTGTTCTCAGGTGATACGATAGAAACAAAAATTTGTGTTAAGGTAGCACATTCAAAATTTATCCAAATGATGCatccaacatatttttttatgaaggtgTTAACCCATTGTAGGGAAACAATCTGAGTCTGAAAGCATCATCAATAATTGGAGAAATCTTGAAATTACTTGCCACCTCCAGAAACTGCGGCAGAGTAAGGGAATTGGATTCTCTCCATCCCTTATTGTCTCCTTCTCTCTCCTTCTCCAAATCCTAACCATTAGATTGATCCAATGGATAAAAGACAAAAAGACATGTCACCCCAAAAAAATGCCATTTTTTCCTTCCCCCAAATTTCTCCAAGTTTCTGTTTTGTGCGGGATTTTTACCACAACATTGATCGATCCATAAAGATGCGAAGCAAATCTTAATGTTATTAATTTAGTGATATACTATTATTATTGATTTAGTGTTATGCTTTGATTTAGTCATACAATATCAtaaacaaattttcttgatttttctGGTTTATTGGTTTAGTGACAAAAGTAATTTGAGAataaaacttgaaacttttaccTTAGATTTGCCAAAAACCAAACCAATATGATACAACCATTGACTACACTTCCGAACAATATATGATACAATATATACTCCTAAATCAACCACTTATCATTCATCTATATCCCTCACAAAGCCACAACTATTATGACAATTTCAACTTTCATCCAAAACCATAAAACACTGTGCATATTGCACatacaaaagaaacaaaatcaatagagaagagagaagagaaaaaaacgAACCTGAAATTTATCACCACCGTGTCACCTGTTGTCACTTGCCGCTGCTTTGCCAGCCTTTGTGTCtctctccttttttttattgtttttcgtAGTTTTAGGATTTTATCTGTGTTTAGGGAGGTTAAATAAGGGTTTTACAAATAATTTGGAATTATTTTGGGTTTTCCTTCGCGATGGCCGTCACGGCGCCGAAGCCACCAGAGTCTAGGTGTAAAGGTGGTTGGTCGCCGGAAACTGGGTTTGGATGAAGAACATTGATGAATGTTCTTGAGGAAGAGGATGAAGTTTGAGAGAAGGGAGAAGAGAGATCGTGAGagtgagaaagagaagagagagaaagaaagggGAGAAATGAGAGTGTGTTCCCGTGTGCGCGCGTATGCAAGCTACGCTGCGCCAACCCTTGATCTTTGATCAAGTGGCTAGTTTTGGGGAAGGAGAGAGAAGGAGACAAGGGGTGATGAAGAGAATCCGGATCCCAGAGTAAGAAGATGGAGAGTTGGAAGATGGAAAGACAACGTAAGAAATATGCGATCATatgtcattgttttttttttattaaataaattaaaggcttaattaataaaatggtcccttaaagacattttttgtttcagattggtcccttaaagaaaaaaaggtccaaataggtcccttaaagaaaaaaaagtccgaataggtccttaaagacatctccgttaatcagtttggtccctaaaaagaggtataaataggaccaaactgattaacggatatgtctttaagaggcctattcggacatttttttctttaagggacctatttagacctttttttctttaagggaccaatatgaaacccaaaatgtctttaagggaccattttattaattaagcctaaattaaatatttcctccgtaccacaatatatgtcactttggaGAAAAATTTTGTACtacaatatatgtcgctttatattaccaatgaagcatttaatactattttttctattatacccttaactatttattactctcttctttcaattcttcaatttattttttccataccataaatgaaggacaattttgtaaatcaactcataatttctcttttccatacaacattaattatctttcttaatatatgtaaaagtgtcaaagcgacatatattgtgatACGAAGGGAGTAGTTAGCTATAACTTTAAATCTCAgtccattaattttttttttaacagttgCGCTTAAAAAATTTTGGAGCATCAAAACTTGCTAAAACTTTTAAATGACTTAAAATAAAACTTGAGATAATTGTAagaataaaaaacttatttgaccatttatttatataaataatatttaaaaaaacataaatcaaaTACACATTCTTATTTAAAATTgagagaaatataaaaaaaaaaaaggagagaattttccaaaaatataatgaataaataaaattaaaaatatgcaaaaatataatgaataaataaaattaaaaatatgcaCCTTCTTCTAAAGTCGTGATAGGATAGGATGGGAAGATTACATTGATTCCACATTTGTGAAAAATTTATCTCTCTCTACCCTATCTTATCTTCTCTATGGGAGTGACATTATTACTTACTTGGACAAAATTTTTATGGTCCACCCACTTCTTTTCAGTACACAGTCACAGACACAGAGTCAGGAGTTCATGGTCCTGCTACGGTACAAAAATTAACCTTTAAACACTATTTTgtatactaatatttttaaaataaaaattataattttttatataaatttttccttttttgattTCTTGATAGATATTAACGTATTTGACCAATAATAGGAACCACATACAATAATAATTGAATGAACATGTTCTCATAAGCTTAACTCAATTGCTAGAGATATTGAACTTAGTTCAAGAGTCGGATCGAATTCCAGacactttatttattcatttttaggGTGAACTTTCTAACCACtaactatttgataaaaaaataataattgaataacCTAAAAGTACTTCGATTTCCTCGTGATGCACATGTAGTTTGGtgcaaaaatttaattttgtagTATGTTTTATACTCTCTCcttccttaattataagcaaatttctaCTTTTCAGATTTATTGGATAGCTAGTATGTCTGGTctatttaataaatctaaaaaaaatgaatatttacttataattaagaacatagatatgtgtttttattttcaaatctccTTTTTCTATAACAAatctgttttttctttcttcttaaaaagaaaactttatatattataaataaaatttttttaacataattttttatttttatcataagaaaaaaaagtaaaagaatacGAAAATTATATAATTCTATACTTTATcactaaaaaattaaatctgtattaattaaaaaaaaattaaaacgagtCAAAGTTtgtattagtatttttttaattaaaacaagtCAAAGGCCattgaaacaataaaaattttACTAACTAGAACTAAAAGAAAATGTACTAactttaataaatattttatatagcCTTATTGTTTTTGAGTATATATAAGAACTGCATATCTTCTTCCATCCACCATCTAAGTTATC encodes:
- the LOC123924519 gene encoding uncharacterized protein LOC123924519 isoform X1 yields the protein MSIEFCIKASLISKAGKQYIQNQLHDLNKVCYLAPHLWDGHWQLIIMCPKDNVIVCLCSLHHMIPEAAKSLFTNAFKVHQLATFGNRKKASWIFPKTRVQPNGNDCGYYVMKNMIDIVSASITKNWMEVFNDPTTLTEEELYDLRDRWATCFLDLYNLEVDYDDADEKD
- the LOC123924519 gene encoding uncharacterized protein LOC123924519 isoform X2 — protein: MCPKDNVIVCLCSLHHMIPEAAKSLFTNAFKVHQLATFGNRKKASWIFPKTRVQPNGNDCGYYVMKNMIDIVSASITKNWMEVFNDPTTLTEEELYDLRDRWATCFLDLYNLEVDYDDADEKD